From the genome of Solanum lycopersicum chromosome 12, SLM_r2.1:
AATCATAAAAGGCTAATACAGAATAAAAGTTTGACTATCAATTTTTTGAAACAAACCAAAAGGTAAATGAAAAGGATTACTTGACCACAAATTTAGAAGAATTATTTGACTTTCTTAAATTACTCAGAGTGTCCTCTCCTCTCCCTCTGCCACTTTAATGCCCTAATACAAGAGAAAAGTAATTTGGGTTGCAGGTATTGCTTGTGATGAAATCATAACCTATTcatagaaaaaatgaaatatgtggaACCAACTTTGCTGAAATGTAGATTGTACCTTTCCCCATTCGGAATCAAGGCCACTGCATCTCATTTTCAAGTGTATCATCTTTGTCCCTAGTTCCATCTCCACTTTCTTCTTCAAGTATACCTCTTCTAACCCAAAAGCACTTAAGTAAGTGTTGTAACGTTGAAGTATTGTTTGGAATGCTTCAGAGAATTCTTTTGACATAGGCTTCACATTCTgcaacaatataaataatctaaCAGCaagattttgagaaaatatgAACGAAGTCCCTAGTTTTAAACTCCACTTACCTCACCACTTAAACCAATCGCGTCATCCATCTCCATTTTCAGAGATGTGAGAATTCCTGTGAACTCCTCCACTGCCTCTGCTGCACGGAAAACATTAATCAAGGCTTCCTGACCAGCTTTGTCATCAGTACTTTTTGTCAATGCATTCTCTGCATCACCAACAACTGCATTTGGGAGCTCATCCCAGCTTGCAGCCATCAAGTCcttaaaagctcgtttgatctCCAAATCTTCTATGTCAGGCATGTCGGTCACATCCTCACTAAAAGAACGTGTGCTTCCTATTGCCTTTGTCAAAGGATGTCGCAATTCTAGAGTGTAGAAAAATCCATTTAGTTTCGCATTATTGAAGTaagaccaaaaaaattaaaagcagTACCATCTACCTCCACATATGATCATTAAGCTGCTTCATGATTAGCAGATACAGAACTTGTTAAGGAAAACGTAATCATTGAGGACCTTTCTACTCAATTAAAATCCTAAATAGTTTGTTGGAAAACGTAATGATTGAGGACCTTTCTACTCAATTAAAATCCTAAATAGTTTGTTTTAGCCCTCAATCTAAGTAATGTTCGATTGTTCTCCAGAATCCAACCAAGGAGCCAGCATTAGTACATTTACACATGCCCATACCGATGACAGGGTGAGTAAAATGAAACATTTACCAAAACCATGCTCACTACACTACCAAGACTAATGTTTTTGCAGTGGGACAGTGTCATCCTCCGAAATTCATTTGAGGTTTTTGCAGTGGGACAATACCATTGTCAGAAATTCATTTGCCTTAGAAACTAGTAAAAGCTACCTTCTTTATAAGCTCAATTAGCACTCGTAGTAGGCAAGAATATGCCTGCTGCAATCAGAACAAGTCTTGATTCCACCACTAGTACGAATCCTCAACATCCATTTGGACATGTCTCAATCTCAAACAAGTCTGATCAGCTACTATATAAATCCTCAAAATCCATTCAGACTATAAACTCTAACTTGTCAAATAACAAGACATTTCCAATTAGAGCAGAATAAAAACACGGTCTTTCAAATTGGGTATGTCCAAAAACATGGGAATATATGCAGTAAATATAcgaaaaacatgtaaaaatgcAAGTAACACGAAAAGGGGTTCTAGGAGAAGCTGAAAAATA
Proteins encoded in this window:
- the LOC101265625 gene encoding succinate dehydrogenase subunit 5, mitochondrial isoform X3; this translates as MQKLKLIRSLYRSVYRRSSAFSVSTAAAAAVNHHFHRDLHFSASPRTPFRELRHPLTKAIGSTRSFSEDVTDMPDIEDLEIKRAFKDLMAASWDELPNAVVGDAENALTKSTDDKAGQEALINVFRAAEAVEEFTGILTSLKMEMDDAIGLSGENVKPMSKEFSEAFQTILQRYNTYLSAFGLEEVYLKKKVEMELGTKMIHLKMRCSGLDSEWGKGIKVAEGEERTL
- the LOC101265625 gene encoding succinate dehydrogenase subunit 5, mitochondrial isoform X4 yields the protein MQKLKLIRSLYRSVYRRSSAFSVSTAAAAAVNHHFHRDLHFSASPRTPFQLRHPLTKAIGSTRSFSEDVTDMPDIEDLEIKRAFKDLMAASWDELPNAVVGDAENALTKSTDDKAGQEALINVFRAAEAVEEFTGILTSLKMEMDDAIGLSGENVKPMSKEFSEAFQTILQRYNTYLSAFGLEEVYLKKKVEMELGTKMIHLKMRCSGLDSEWGKGIKVAEGEERTL
- the LOC101265625 gene encoding succinate dehydrogenase subunit 5, mitochondrial isoform X2; amino-acid sequence: MQKLKLIRSLYRSVYRRSSAFSVSTAAAAAVNHHFHRDLHFSASPRTPFQLRHPLTKAIGSTRSFSEDVTDMPDIEDLEIKRAFKDLMAASWDELPNAVVGDAENALTKSTDDKAGQEALINVFRAAEAVEEFTGILTSLKMEMDDAIGLSGENVKPMSKEFSEAFQTILQRYNTYLSAFGLEEVYLKKKVEMELGTKMIHLKMRCSGLDSEWGKVTVLGTSGLAGSYVEQRA
- the LOC101265625 gene encoding succinate dehydrogenase subunit 5, mitochondrial isoform X1, encoding MQKLKLIRSLYRSVYRRSSAFSVSTAAAAAVNHHFHRDLHFSASPRTPFRELRHPLTKAIGSTRSFSEDVTDMPDIEDLEIKRAFKDLMAASWDELPNAVVGDAENALTKSTDDKAGQEALINVFRAAEAVEEFTGILTSLKMEMDDAIGLSGENVKPMSKEFSEAFQTILQRYNTYLSAFGLEEVYLKKKVEMELGTKMIHLKMRCSGLDSEWGKVTVLGTSGLAGSYVEQRA